The following coding sequences lie in one Stenotrophomonas rhizophila genomic window:
- a CDS encoding TonB-dependent receptor, translated as MHHPFRARIQPRKAPLSLLLVALLSPLPALAQSTVGDILGHVPGATQGTVQIRHLDAGTTRETRINPDGRFRLPALSTGQYEVRITRADGSSEQRQVTVVAGQTTQADFARAATLETVKVRASAAAPIDLGSVETRTTFTAEQLNTLPVARDITSISLLTPGTVASSSFFGPASFGGASAAENSYYVNGFNVTNLFDSLSFSEVPFQAIDQLDVQTGGYGARYGFSTGGVTSVNVKRGTNTWKGGFSWTTVPSSLRENAPDTLRSDGSILRSYDNNSSSSDVASAWAGGPLIEDKLFVFALGSLSRSDSVTFGGRTASGPRRASDPNTPVPPASLSASAQDYRSRDPYWLLKLDWYLNDRNHLEYTGFDNRQRYRYDYYDAEYSSDRPDAEPGKRDYRGRKEGRAGGTTHVFKWTSQLTDDLTASVQHGRMRNHTGEYTISPDGKRGDYDGDINAPEGECPYVVDRVLGKQVGCAVDSQLGLRSGSNERRTTQADLVWQLGNHQLGGGYSQEDWTSVQGKAYSSGAYWNLYANYAQRINFRTGGAIGVKQASWYLEDHWQVTDRLMLYAGLRNDSFDNRNGSGATFVKQDNIWQPRLGLSWDPTGDGDSKLYASLGRYSLPIAANVALRAATASYYTMDYFTYDGYDPVTGKPNITGSYRNGSADGVVNGADGSTPNPRAVASQGLKPYTQDELILGYQRQLHSSNDWVDGWTLGAKLTLRRINQVIDDTCDSRALYNAAKAAGYDVSHWDSEWEVPSGLPGCWLYNPGSDLVLDIDVDGDGTPDNIRVPGEDLGPKAKRRYTALTLSAEKRTERWYASASYTWAKLHGNYEGLVKSTNGQDDTGTTSDFDFKELSYGADGYLFNDRRHSIKLFGSYQLSPEWQVGANLLVQSGTPISCLGGGNGTFGTEYGYRGVFHTCNVGEDDIAKLGSSGRTPWTATFNPNVVYSPAALAGLSVQLSVINLFNSVKPVQVYETGYDVNAAGTVTDYFNYGKARYNTTPRYARLQVQYDW; from the coding sequence CGCTGGCGCAAAGCACGGTCGGGGACATCCTCGGCCATGTGCCCGGGGCCACCCAGGGCACCGTGCAGATCCGGCACCTGGACGCTGGCACCACGCGTGAGACCCGGATCAACCCTGACGGCCGCTTCCGCCTGCCGGCGCTGTCCACCGGCCAGTACGAGGTCCGCATCACCCGTGCCGACGGCAGCAGCGAGCAACGCCAGGTGACCGTGGTGGCAGGCCAGACCACGCAGGCGGACTTCGCCCGGGCGGCCACGCTGGAGACGGTCAAGGTGCGCGCCAGTGCCGCCGCCCCTATCGACCTGGGCAGCGTGGAAACGCGCACCACCTTCACCGCCGAGCAGCTCAACACGTTGCCGGTGGCACGCGACATCACCAGCATTTCCCTGCTGACACCGGGCACCGTGGCCAGCAGCAGCTTCTTTGGCCCGGCCTCGTTCGGCGGCGCCTCGGCAGCTGAAAACAGCTACTACGTCAATGGCTTCAACGTCACCAATCTGTTCGACAGCCTGTCCTTCTCCGAGGTGCCGTTCCAGGCCATCGACCAGTTGGACGTGCAGACCGGTGGCTATGGCGCGCGCTACGGGTTCTCCACTGGCGGGGTGACCAGCGTCAACGTCAAGCGCGGCACCAACACCTGGAAAGGCGGCTTCAGCTGGACTACCGTGCCCTCTTCGCTGCGCGAGAATGCGCCGGACACGCTGCGCAGCGATGGCAGCATCCTGCGCTCGTACGACAACAACAGCAGCTCCAGCGACGTGGCCAGCGCCTGGGCCGGTGGCCCGCTGATCGAGGACAAACTGTTCGTGTTCGCACTGGGCAGCCTGAGCCGCTCGGACAGCGTTACCTTCGGCGGCCGCACGGCCAGCGGCCCGCGTCGCGCCAGCGACCCGAACACCCCGGTACCGCCCGCCTCGCTGTCAGCGTCGGCGCAGGACTACCGCTCGCGCGACCCGTACTGGCTGTTGAAGCTGGACTGGTATCTCAACGACCGCAACCACCTGGAATACACCGGTTTCGACAACCGCCAACGCTACCGCTACGACTACTACGACGCCGAGTACAGCAGCGACCGTCCCGATGCCGAGCCCGGCAAGCGCGACTATCGCGGCCGCAAGGAAGGTCGCGCCGGTGGCACCACCCATGTGTTCAAGTGGACCAGCCAGCTCACCGACGACCTCACCGCCAGCGTGCAGCATGGCCGCATGCGCAACCACACTGGCGAATACACGATCAGCCCGGACGGAAAGCGCGGTGACTATGACGGCGACATCAACGCCCCCGAAGGTGAGTGCCCGTACGTGGTTGACCGTGTGCTCGGCAAACAGGTCGGGTGCGCGGTCGACAGCCAGCTGGGCCTGCGCAGCGGCAGCAACGAACGCCGCACCACCCAGGCCGATCTGGTCTGGCAGCTCGGCAACCACCAGCTCGGTGGCGGCTACAGCCAGGAAGACTGGACCTCGGTGCAAGGCAAGGCGTATTCCAGCGGCGCCTACTGGAACCTCTACGCGAACTACGCCCAGCGCATCAACTTCCGCACCGGGGGCGCGATCGGCGTCAAGCAGGCGTCGTGGTACCTGGAAGACCACTGGCAGGTCACCGACCGGCTGATGCTGTACGCCGGGCTGCGCAACGACTCGTTCGACAACCGCAACGGCAGCGGCGCCACGTTCGTCAAACAGGACAACATCTGGCAGCCACGGCTGGGCCTGTCGTGGGATCCCACCGGTGACGGCGACAGCAAGCTGTATGCCTCGCTCGGCCGCTACTCGTTGCCGATCGCGGCCAACGTGGCACTGCGCGCGGCCACCGCCTCGTACTACACCATGGACTACTTCACCTACGACGGCTATGACCCGGTGACCGGCAAGCCGAACATCACCGGCTCCTACCGCAACGGCAGTGCCGACGGCGTGGTCAACGGGGCCGATGGCAGCACACCCAACCCGCGTGCGGTCGCCTCACAGGGGCTCAAGCCGTATACCCAGGACGAACTCATCCTTGGCTACCAGCGGCAACTGCACTCAAGCAACGACTGGGTGGATGGCTGGACCCTGGGCGCCAAGCTCACCCTGCGCCGGATCAACCAGGTGATCGATGACACCTGCGATTCCCGTGCGCTTTACAACGCCGCCAAGGCGGCCGGCTACGACGTCTCGCATTGGGACAGTGAGTGGGAAGTGCCCAGCGGCCTGCCCGGCTGCTGGCTATACAACCCGGGCAGCGACCTGGTGCTGGACATCGACGTGGACGGCGACGGCACGCCCGACAACATCCGCGTTCCCGGCGAGGACCTGGGGCCGAAGGCCAAGCGCCGCTACACCGCGTTGACCTTGTCGGCGGAAAAACGCACCGAACGCTGGTATGCCAGCGCCAGTTACACCTGGGCCAAGCTGCACGGCAACTACGAAGGGTTGGTGAAGAGCACCAACGGCCAGGATGACACCGGCACCACCTCGGACTTCGATTTCAAGGAGCTGTCCTACGGCGCCGACGGCTACCTGTTCAACGACCGTCGTCACAGCATCAAACTGTTCGGCAGCTACCAGTTGAGCCCGGAGTGGCAGGTCGGCGCCAACCTGCTGGTGCAATCCGGCACGCCGATCAGCTGCCTGGGCGGCGGCAACGGCACCTTCGGCACCGAATATGGCTATCGCGGGGTGTTCCACACCTGCAACGTGGGTGAGGACGATATCGCCAAGCTGGGCAGCAGTGGCCGTACGCCGTGGACGGCGACCTTCAACCCGAACGTGGTGTATTCGCCGGCCGCGCTGGCCGGGCTGAGCGTGCAGCTGTCGGTGATCAACCTGTTCAATTCGGTCAAGCCGGTGCAGGTCTACGAGACCGGCTATGACGTCAATGCGGCCGGCACGGTGACCGACTACTTCAACTACGGCAAGGCGCGCTACAACACCACCCCGCGTTACGCCCGGCTGCAGGTGCAGTACGACTGGTAA
- a CDS encoding OmpA family protein: protein MIRPATRNVALALMTAAALTACATGGSYTQSDQYGNPTQQQNKTGRNALIGTAVGVAAGLLSGNSATERRQHAMIGAGIGALSGAAIGQYQDRQERALRERTANTGIDVSRDGDNLTLNLPDGITFDFGKSTLKPQFYGSLNGVASTLAEYNQTMIEVVGHTDSIGSDAVNNRLSKERADSVAAYLTAQGVQGARIETLGAGKAYPIADNSTDAGRAQNRRVEIRVIPLRQ from the coding sequence ATGATTCGACCCGCAACCCGTAACGTGGCCCTGGCCCTGATGACCGCCGCTGCTTTGACGGCCTGCGCCACCGGCGGCTCGTATACCCAGTCCGATCAGTACGGCAACCCCACCCAGCAGCAGAACAAGACCGGCCGCAACGCGCTGATCGGTACTGCCGTGGGCGTGGCCGCCGGCCTGCTCAGTGGCAACAGCGCCACCGAGCGCCGCCAGCACGCGATGATTGGTGCCGGTATCGGCGCGCTCAGCGGGGCGGCCATCGGCCAGTACCAGGACCGCCAGGAACGCGCCCTGCGCGAGCGTACCGCCAACACCGGTATCGACGTGTCCCGCGATGGCGACAACCTGACCCTGAACCTGCCGGATGGCATCACCTTCGATTTCGGCAAGTCCACGCTGAAGCCGCAGTTCTACGGCTCGCTCAATGGCGTGGCCAGCACCTTGGCCGAGTACAACCAGACCATGATCGAGGTGGTGGGCCATACCGACAGCATCGGCAGCGACGCGGTCAACAATCGCCTGTCCAAGGAGCGTGCCGATTCGGTGGCCGCCTACCTGACCGCCCAGGGCGTGCAGGGAGCCCGTATCGAAACGCTGGGTGCCGGCAAGGCTTACCCGATCGCCGACAACAGCACCGACGCTGGTCGCGCGCAGAACCGCCGCGTGGAAATCCGGGTGATTCCGCTTCGTCAATAA
- a CDS encoding cryptochrome/photolyase family protein: MTVALVWFRRDLRLQDNPALQAALDAGHLPVPVYIHAPHEEGDWAPGGASNAWLHRSLAALDADLRARGSALLLCQGDSHAELERLIAQTGAVAVYWNRKYEPATQPRDAAIKRALREQGINAESHNGSLLLEPWDIATLQGNPYKVFTPFWRNALTRLQLPAPTPPPATLPAHAVQGVALDALQLAAPLPWDAQFWDHWQPGEAGAHEALTVFIDGALNGYRQQRDLPDRVGTSLLSPHLHFGEIAPWQIVRRLQDERSASRDADIDGYIRELGWREFSYHLLHHFPQTPDHNLNPRFDGFRWAPPNAAQLQAWQQGRTGIPIIDAGMRELWATGYMHNRVRMLVASFLCKHLRQHWREGARWFWDTLVDADLANNTMGWQWVAGTGADAAPYFRIFNPVTQSEKFDPQARYITRWVPELAPLPLKARFAPWQHPHLLAEHAPTYPTLPLVDLAAGRDAALAAYRHTV; this comes from the coding sequence GTGACGGTAGCGCTGGTGTGGTTTCGCCGTGATCTGCGGCTGCAGGACAACCCGGCCCTGCAGGCCGCGCTGGATGCTGGCCATCTGCCGGTACCGGTCTACATCCATGCGCCGCACGAAGAGGGTGATTGGGCCCCGGGCGGGGCCTCCAATGCCTGGCTGCACCGGTCGCTGGCGGCGCTGGACGCCGACCTGCGTGCGCGCGGCTCGGCGCTGCTGCTGTGCCAGGGCGACAGCCACGCCGAGCTGGAGCGCCTGATCGCGCAGACCGGGGCGGTGGCCGTGTACTGGAACCGCAAATACGAGCCGGCCACCCAACCGCGTGATGCGGCCATCAAGCGCGCGCTGCGCGAGCAGGGCATCAACGCCGAAAGCCACAACGGCAGCCTGCTGCTGGAGCCGTGGGATATCGCAACGCTCCAGGGCAACCCGTACAAGGTATTTACCCCGTTCTGGCGCAACGCACTGACCCGCCTGCAGCTGCCGGCCCCCACGCCGCCGCCGGCGACCTTGCCGGCGCACGCGGTGCAGGGCGTTGCACTGGACGCGCTGCAGCTGGCCGCGCCGCTGCCCTGGGACGCGCAGTTCTGGGACCACTGGCAGCCCGGTGAGGCCGGCGCGCACGAGGCGCTGACGGTGTTCATCGACGGCGCGCTCAACGGGTATCGCCAGCAGCGTGACCTGCCCGACCGGGTGGGCACCTCGCTGCTGTCGCCGCACCTGCATTTCGGCGAGATCGCGCCCTGGCAGATCGTGCGCCGGCTGCAGGACGAACGCAGTGCCAGCCGTGACGCCGACATCGACGGTTACATCCGCGAGCTGGGCTGGCGCGAGTTCTCCTACCACCTGCTGCACCACTTTCCGCAGACCCCGGACCACAACCTCAATCCGCGTTTCGACGGGTTCCGCTGGGCGCCGCCCAACGCCGCACAGCTGCAGGCGTGGCAGCAGGGCCGCACCGGCATTCCGATCATCGATGCGGGCATGCGCGAACTGTGGGCCACCGGCTACATGCACAACCGCGTGCGCATGCTGGTGGCCAGCTTCCTGTGCAAGCACCTGCGCCAGCACTGGCGCGAAGGCGCGCGCTGGTTCTGGGACACCCTGGTGGATGCCGATCTGGCCAACAACACCATGGGCTGGCAATGGGTGGCCGGTACCGGTGCCGACGCCGCGCCGTACTTCCGTATCTTCAATCCGGTCACCCAGTCGGAGAAGTTCGACCCGCAGGCGCGCTACATCACCCGGTGGGTGCCCGAGCTGGCCCCCCTGCCGCTGAAGGCCCGCTTTGCGCCGTGGCAGCACCCGCACCTGCTGGCCGAGCACGCGCCGACCTATCCCACCCTGCCATTGGTGGACCTCGCGGCGGGGCGGGATGCCGCGCTGGCTGCTTACCGTCACACCGTGTAA